CACGATGCAGGAGGCCCTCGCCCAGATCGCATCTGCGGTGGAATTCGACGTGCGAAAGAGCTTCGCTTTCGTCAACGCGGACTGCCTGAACCAGGCCGCCGCCAATCCGGCCTATGCGCGTGTGCTCTCCCGGCAGGCGGCAGTCTTCGCTGATGGCAGCGGCATCCGCCTCGCAGCCCGCCTCCGCGGACTGTACATGAAGGACAATGTCAACGGCACGGACTTGTTTCCGCTGCTCTGCGCCTGGGCCGCGCGCGAAGGTCACGGCCTCTTCCTCCTCGGCGCACGCGACGGAATCGCTGCCGAAGTCGCGCGGCGCATGCAGGCTGACCACCCGGGACTGATTATCAGCGGCACGCAGCACGGCTATTACCCGCCACAAGATGAAGACAAGGTGATCGAAGCCATCAACGCTTCGGGCGCGCGCATCCTTCTTGTCGCCATGGGCGCGCCGCACCAGGAATTGTGGATCGGCAGGCACCGGGACGAACTCACTGCCAACGCCGCCATTGGAGTAGGCGGCCTGTTCGATTTCTACAGCGGCCGCATTCCCCGTGCGCCCATGTGGATGCGCCGCTCCGGACTGGAATGGATCTACCGCCTGCGTCAGGAACCGTCTCGCATGTGGCGCCGCTACGTGCTGGGAAATCCGGCCTTCCTCTGGCGCACGTGGCGCGAACAGTGTGCGCTGCGCTCCGCCACATTGTTCCCATGGCGGACGGAGGCAACGCGCATCCAGCGCATCTTCCGCAAGACGTCGCTGCGCGCGCGCCAGCCACTCTATCACGCGGCAAAGCGAACGCTGGATATCATCCTCGCAAGTTGTGGGCTGCTTGCCCTGGCTCCTGTGTTCCTCGCCATTGCGGCAGCGATCAAACTGGAATCGCCCGGTCCTGTCTTCTTCTCGCAGCAGCGCGTGGGCTTGCGCGGCAAACGTTTCCGCATGTGGAAATTCCGCTCCATGTTTGTGGACGCAGAGGCCCGCCGCGCGGCCCTGCTGGCCCAGAGCGACCGGAGCGGCATGCATTTCAAGATGAAGCACGACCCGCGCATCACCCGCGTCGGCCGCATCATCCGCCGCGCCTCCATCGATGAACTGCCGCAACTCTTCAATGTCCTCAGGGGCACCATGTCGATCGTCGGACCCCGGCCCAATCTCGAATCGGAAGTGGCCCGTTACCGCATCGACGAATTTGGCCGGCTTGATTCAAAGCCTGGCATCACCTGCATCTGGCAGGTCTCGGGCCGCGCTGAAATCCCCTGGGAACGCCAGGTCGAGATGGACCTCGATTATGTCTACGAACCGTCCCTCAAGCAGGACATCAACCTCATTGCCAAGACATTGCCCGCCATTCTCGGCGGCAAAGGAGCCTATTGATGAAACGCTATCATGCCATTGTGCTGGTGAACCGCAGCGCCGAAAGCCTGGGCTTTCTCGCCCACGAGCGCTGCCCAGCCATGCTGCCCATCGGCAACAAGCCCCTGATCCAGATCGCACTGGAGGAGCTATATGACGTCGGCGTCCGGACGTGCACGGTGTCCGACGATGGCGAGCAGCGGGACCTGCGCCGCTTTGTGGGCGACGGCAGCCGCTGGGGATTGTCCGTCACGTGGAAAGATCTCTCCACTGCGAACGAAGCTGCCTTTGCCGCCCTCGCGGGAGACACGACACTTCTTGCCGTGCGCGGCGACATGCTCCGCCCCTTCGGCCTGCTGGAGGAAGCGCTCCGCCGCTCGGGCGAACAGCAAAGCGCCGACATCTACACAGCGCTCGGTGTTGCCGTCGGCATTCACGATCAAGGCGGCCTGGCGCGCATCAGCTGGACCGAAGTCACCGCGACCTGCCGTCTCGTGCCCTGCCTCGTCGATACGGTGGCCATTTATCACACCGCCAACATCATGGCGTTGCAGGGTCTCGTTCCCGGTGTCCGCAGTGCCGGCCGCAAGGCACCGGATGAAATCATCGTGGGCAAGGGCTCTATCGTTCTTTCCACCCAGGCACCGGAAAAATCCGTCGTCATCGGCACGAACTGCCTGATCGAGCGAGGCGTGCGGCTGGGGCGTAACGTCGTCGTCGGCAACAACTGCCTCATCGACAGGGACGCGGAACTGGAAGATTGCGTCGTGCTGCCCGGAACCTATGTGGGCCGCGGTGCCGTTCTGACGGGCAAGGTCGTCAGCGGCAAACGCATCCATTGCCCGCAGCGCCAGATCACCTGCGCCATCGACGATCCGCGCCTGCTGGATGCGGCCTGAAATGTCGCCTGATTGCAGAGAATTTTAGTGATCATCATCGTGGTTAATTAGCGAGCTCATCCTATGAACAATGCCAAGGGAGAAGCACCGCAAACGCTCCCGCAAAATATAGTGCCTGTGCGGTTCCTTTCTGGAGTTTTGGATACGGTGGCGAATTTTTCCGAGCGGACCATTCTTCTGGTCGAAGACACCATGTCGCTGTCCGTGGCTTATCAGGCCTTTCTGCGCGGCCTCGGTGCGCGCGTCTCTGCGGTCGATACCGGCGCGAAGTGCCTCGAACACATCAAGGCGGGCGCACCCGATGTGCTGGTGCTTGACCTCGGCCTCCCCGACATGAACGGCCTCGATATTCTGAAGTCTGTCCGCAAGGATCAGCCGGGTGTGTCCGTCGTTGTCGTCACCAACAACGCTTCGCTCGGCACGGCCGTCGAGGCCATGCGACTCGGTGCCTTCGACTATGTCGTGAAGCCATTCAGCGCCGAGCGCCTCAACACCACCGTGCGCAACGCCATGGAGCGCACGGTCTTGCGCAAGGAGGTCCGCGACATCCGCAAGGACATCACGCGCGAATCCTTCCATGGTTTCGTCGGCGCATCGAAGCCCATGCAGGCCGTCTACCGGATGATCGAAAGTGCGGCACCTTCCAAGGCCACCGTGTTCATCACAGGTGAGAGCGGCACGGGCAAGGAAGTCTGCGCCGCCGCAATTCACGCCGAGTCCGACCGCGCTGCCAAGCCATTCATTCCGCTCAACTGCGCGGCGATCCCCCGCGAACTGATGGAATCGGAAATCTTCGGTCATGTGAAAGGGGCCTTCAGCGGCGCCGTGACGGACCGCACGGGTGCAGCCATGGCCGCCAACGGCGGCACGCTGTTTCTCGATGAAATCTGCGAGATGGACCTGGATCTCCAGGCGAAACTCTTGCGCCTCCTGCAGAGCGGCACGGTACAGCGCGTCGGTGCCAGCAAGCCGGAGCCCGTGGATATCCGCGTCGTCTGCGCCACCAACCGTGATCCCATGGAGGAGGTCCGCGCTGGCCGTTTCCGCGAAGACCTCTACTACCGCCTCCACGTCATTCCGCTTCACCTGCCGCCGCTTCGCGAACGCGGAAGTGACGTGATGACGATTGCAAGTTTTCTGCTCGGCAAATGCGCCGCGGAGGAACACAAGGAGTTCGACGGCTTCTCGCCCGAAGCGGAAGCAAGGATCATTGCCCACGCCTGGCCCGGTAACGTGCGTGAATTGCAGAATGCCG
The nucleotide sequence above comes from Hyphomicrobiales bacterium. Encoded proteins:
- a CDS encoding WecB/TagA/CpsF family glycosyltransferase, producing the protein MDGNSTTAARHPAASIVHMLGVGMANVTMQEALAQIASAVEFDVRKSFAFVNADCLNQAAANPAYARVLSRQAAVFADGSGIRLAARLRGLYMKDNVNGTDLFPLLCAWAAREGHGLFLLGARDGIAAEVARRMQADHPGLIISGTQHGYYPPQDEDKVIEAINASGARILLVAMGAPHQELWIGRHRDELTANAAIGVGGLFDFYSGRIPRAPMWMRRSGLEWIYRLRQEPSRMWRRYVLGNPAFLWRTWREQCALRSATLFPWRTEATRIQRIFRKTSLRARQPLYHAAKRTLDIILASCGLLALAPVFLAIAAAIKLESPGPVFFSQQRVGLRGKRFRMWKFRSMFVDAEARRAALLAQSDRSGMHFKMKHDPRITRVGRIIRRASIDELPQLFNVLRGTMSIVGPRPNLESEVARYRIDEFGRLDSKPGITCIWQVSGRAEIPWERQVEMDLDYVYEPSLKQDINLIAKTLPAILGGKGAY
- a CDS encoding sigma-54-dependent Fis family transcriptional regulator — protein: MNNAKGEAPQTLPQNIVPVRFLSGVLDTVANFSERTILLVEDTMSLSVAYQAFLRGLGARVSAVDTGAKCLEHIKAGAPDVLVLDLGLPDMNGLDILKSVRKDQPGVSVVVVTNNASLGTAVEAMRLGAFDYVVKPFSAERLNTTVRNAMERTVLRKEVRDIRKDITRESFHGFVGASKPMQAVYRMIESAAPSKATVFITGESGTGKEVCAAAIHAESDRAAKPFIPLNCAAIPRELMESEIFGHVKGAFSGAVTDRTGAAMAANGGTLFLDEICEMDLDLQAKLLRLLQSGTVQRVGASKPEPVDIRVVCATNRDPMEEVRAGRFREDLYYRLHVIPLHLPPLRERGSDVMTIASFLLGKCAAEEHKEFDGFSPEAEARIIAHAWPGNVRELQNAVRNAVVLNSGTVLEASMLPAWVSAAPRPETMVPRLTPQALPASFASQQAAGSPGGIRPLWQVERDAILDALRICDGNVTRAAAFLEVGASTLYRKKAEFESMLAKSA